A region of Rhodamnia argentea isolate NSW1041297 chromosome 9, ASM2092103v1, whole genome shotgun sequence DNA encodes the following proteins:
- the LOC115736867 gene encoding uncharacterized protein LOC115736867, which produces MEISHVSHEHPLTLCAMEDTGEPCNGCSRPIFDHGYGCLDCGFLLHKKCAKLPRKVHHHLHPKHPLSLLFDPSETPQCSVCNKTGSGFVFECQDCKYYMDVTCFFRNQPYLDLPPLEGKTRKLQSHPDTLLPHNHTLTLCYLTQQSKRKCKGCEQQILGPAYCCKECDLFTLHKSCAQLPQKREHLFHPSHSLTLFTESPYPGSRTICNTCRKIIQGFVYHCNICSFDLDLLCACLTPSLKHEKHDHLLAFFNEINDQVSCNSCGKSCRNNLYRCVSCKFNVHSTCLPSVKHKHHPHPLKLNDSTPKDGSRIHCAACKKKTSPEAQAYYYCAECSYGVHPECVVSEDQPEIGKLLEDIARVREELDAIASQLKRDRGSVSKDDTA; this is translated from the exons ATGGAGATTTCACATGTCAGCCACGAGCATCCGCTGACCCTGTGTGCGATGGAGGACACCGGTGAGCCTTGCAATGGATGCTCGAGACCCATCTTCGATCACGGCTATGGTTGCTTAGACTGCGGCTTCCTCCTCCACAAGAAGTGCGCCAAGTTGCCTCGGAAAGTCCACCACCATCTTCATCCTAAACACCCTCTCTCACtcctcttcgatccatcggaaacGCCCCAGTGCAGCGTCTGCAATAAAACTGGCTCCGGGTTTGTCTTTGAATGCCAAGATTGCAAATACTACATGGACGTGACCTGTTTCTTTAGGAATCAGCCTTACCTTGATCTCCCTCCTCTAGAAGGGAAAACAAGAAAGCTACAATCACACCCTGACACTTTGTTACCTCACAATCACACCCTGACACTCTGTTACCTCACACAGCAGAGTAAAAGGAAGTGTAAAGGATGTGAACAGCAAATTTTGGGTCCAGCTTATTGCTGCAAGGAATGCGATCTGTTCACACTCCACAAATCCTGTGCTCAATTGCCACAGAAGAGAGAACATCTTTTCCACCCTTCGCACTCCCTCACACTCTTTACAGAATCACCTTATCCTGGCTCACGAACAATCTGTAACACTTGTCGGAAGATCATCCAAGGTTTTGTGTACCACTGTAACATATGTTCGTTCGACCTTGACTTGCTCTGCGCTTGTCTTACACCTTCACTGAAACATGAGAAGCATGATCACCTCCTCGCTTTCTTCAATGAAATAAATGATCAAGTTTCATGTAATTCCTGCGGAAAATCGTGCCGCAACAATCTTTACAGATGTGTTAGCTGCAAGTTCAATGTGCACTCCACTTGTCTTCCCAGCGTTAAGCACAAACACCATCCCCATCCTCTTAAACTCAACGACTCCACTCCCAAGGATGGAAGTAGGATTCACTGCGCAGCATGCAAGAAGAAGACAAGCCCAGAGGCCCAGGCTTATTATTACTGTGCAGAATGCAGCTATGGTGTTCATCCTGAATGTGTGGTCTCCGAG GACCAGCCCGAGATAGGGAAACTTCTAGAAGACATTGCAAGGGTCCGAGAAGAGCTAGATGCAATTGCCAGTCAGTTGAAACGGGACAGAGGATCAGTATCGAAGGATGATACAGCATGA
- the LOC125316633 gene encoding uncharacterized protein LOC125316633 — MKFSLKLPDNDCRRRGGGDPTCNHHHHHHPILKAKLPLTIVNQPFTSTIATTTTTTTPSSYFTFSLSTSFPSFPSLKLSYSPTAASSAGSPISLTLKSGIGLFGSPNNSPIVFSAHFPLSLSSPIPNSPVFSLHFRPQLGHFSLSKSTSSNPSYSQDLDAKRFVEPNQGKNEVTLAGVSDHLGSELGIGGGFLMGGSSTWEELKLEPCCGKELFRSSDSADYGRNLTNDGKVMPQSCKSHGKSGNLKMFSGIGVRARTMLPIAKRVRVNFRWGMNLPVADSGTGMPFLTVSKIGFETIEEAKGQNERKEESNFGDSELLRGMFLQIRKDLEEMQRENSEMKLCLEGMRLGIGTREGPGEKIGVGDRDSMNLGVRRGDFEMWKSKKSGREENGRESNQSLNRSNSLASELQRAMKYASS; from the coding sequence ATGAAGTTCTCCCTCAAACTCCCCGACAACGACTGCCGCCGCCGGGGAGGCGGCGACCCAACctgcaaccaccaccaccaccaccacccaatCCTTAAAGCCAAGCTGCCTCTCACTATCGTGAACCAGCCATTCACCTCCAccatcgccaccaccaccaccaccaccacacctTCGTCATActtcaccttctctctctccaccagCTTCCCTTCCTTCCCTTCCCTCAAGCTCTCCTACTCCCCCACCGCCGCGTCGTCCGCCGGCTCCCCcatctctctcactctcaaaTCCGGCATTGGCCTCTTCGGCTCGCCCAACAATTCGCCTATCGTCTTCTCAGCTCAtttccctctctcgctctcgagCCCTATCCCTAATTCTCCCGTCTTCTCTCTCCACTTCCGGCCTCAGCTCGGACACTTCTCTCTCAGCAAGTCCACCTCTTCAAACCCCAGTTACAGCCAGGATTTGGACGCGAAGAGATTTGTTGAGCCTAATCAGGGAAAAAACGAGGTCACGCTTGCTGGCGTAAGTGATCATTTAGGTTCTGAGTTGGGAATTGGGGGTGGATTTCTGATGGGGGGTTCGTCGACTTGGGAGGAGCTGAAGCTGGAGCCTTGTTGTGGGAAAGAGCTGTTTAGAAGCTCTGATAGTGCGGATTATGGTCGCAATCTTACTAATGATGGTAAGGTTATGCCACAGAGTTGTAAAAGCCATGGTAAGAGTGGCAATCTGAAAATGTTCTCTGGAATTGGAGTGAGGGCAAGGACGATGTTGCCCATAGCAAAGCGTGTGAGGGTGAATTTCCGTTGGGGGATGAATTTGCCGGTTGCTGATTCTGGGACAGGAATGCCGTTCTTGACGGTGAGTAAAATTGGGTTTGAGACCATTGAGGAAGCGAAGGGacaaaatgaaaggaaggaGGAGAGTAATTTTGGTGATTCTGAGTTGTTGAGGGGAATGTTTTTACAGATCAGGAAGGATTTGGAAGAGATGCAGAGGGAGAATAGTGAGATGAAGCTATGTTTGGAGGGTATGAGATTAGGAATAGGGACAAGGGAGGGTCCTGGCGAAAAGATTGGAGTTGGCGATAGAGATTCAATGAATTTGGGAGTGAGAAGGGGTGATTTTGAAATGTGGAAGAGTAAGAAGAGTGGGAGAGAAGAAAATGGGAGAGAATCGAATCAGTCATTGAATCGGTCAAACAGTTTGGCGAGTGAACTCCAAAGAGCTATGAAGTATGCATCCTCATGA
- the LOC115736865 gene encoding translation initiation factor IF-2 isoform X2 translates to MAWRALGNKGLRVSHKTLQEHALGSASVPCLEDAVISVSSLFRCFPDFSSMSLWQKGGYTKHLSDQTLLRCFHSSPALLARGDGQFGLRTPKREKNFKRQNRTQPPVEAPYVPPKVKTVTKSSVDKTVDIFEGMTIVELAKRTGESLSSLQDILLNVGEKVESEFDPLSIDIAELVAMELGVNVRRRHSDEGAKLLTRPPVVTVMGHVDHGKTSLLDALRQTSLVEKEAGGITQHLGAFVVSMPSGSSITFLDTPGHAAFSAMRARGAAVTDIVVLVVAADDGVMPQTREAMSHATSAGVPVVVAVNKCDKPAADPERVKLQLASEGLPLEEMGGDVQVVEVSAVKKTGLDKLEEALLLQAELMDLKARIDGPAQAYVVEARLDKGRGALATAIVKAGTLVCGKYVVVGSEWGRIRALRDMVGKMTDRATPAIPVEIEGLKGLPMAGDDIVVVDSEERARMLSTGRKRKSEKDRLRKISEGRTETEESSEEQEVVERVEMPFIVKADVQGTVQAVTDALKSLNSPQVFVNVLHVGVGPVSQSDIDLAQACGACIVGFNVKNPPSSVTRAATRASIQIKTHRVIYHLLEDIGSLIVHKAPGTAETQVAGEAQVLNIFELKGRSKSKGADVKIAGCRVIDGKVTRSSTMRLLRSGEVMFEGSCTSLKREKQDVEMVGKGNECGLVIRDWHDFQVGDIIQCLEQVVRKPKFISSESGAVRIEC, encoded by the exons ATGGCTTGGAGAGCCTTAGGAAACAAG GGTCTTCGAGTTAGTCATAAAACATTACAAGAACATGCATTGGGTTCGGCTTCTGTTCCTTGCCTTGAAGATGCTGTGATATCAGTTTCTTCTCTGTTCAGATGCTTTCCAG ATTTCTCTAGCATGTCTCTATGGCAGAAGGGTGGGTATACGAAGCATCTGTCTGACCAGACTTTGTTAAG gtgctTTCATTCAAGTCCAGCACTTTTGGCTAGAGGTGATGGGCAATTTGGTTTGAGGACTCCCAAGAgagaaaagaattttaaaagACAGAATAGGACCCAACCACCCGTTGAGGCTCCATATGTGCCACCTAAAGTGAAAACAGTGACAAAGTCCTCTGTGGATAAAACAGTTGACATTTTCGAAGGCATGACGATAGTCGAACTCGCCAAGCGTACTGGTGAGTCATTATCTTCACTGCAAGATATTCTTCTGAATGTTGGGGAGAAGGTCGAATCAGAGTTTGATCCTCTTAGCATCGACATTGCGGAGCTGGTTGCAATG GAACTTGGTGTCAATGTTAGAAGGCGTCACTCTGATGAAGGTGCAAAGCTTTTAACTCGGCCACCCGTTGTCACGGTCATGGGTCATGTTGACCATGGGAAAACTTCTCTTTTGGATGCTCTGCGTCAAACATCTTTGGTGGAAAAGGAAGCTGGAGGAATAACTCAGCATCTTGGAGCATTTGTTGTGAGCATGCCCTCGGGTTCGTCAATAACATTCCTCGACACTCCTGGTCATGCTGCATTCAGTGCAATGCGGGCCAGAGGTGCGGCGGTCACTGATATTGTTGTGCTAGTGGTAGCTGCGGATGATGGAGTCATGCCCCAAACTCGAGAAGCCATGTCCCATGCAACTTCAGCTGGTGTACccgttgttgttgctgttaatAAATGTGATAAACCAGCTGCTGACCCTGAACGAGTAAAACTGCAGCTCGCATCGGAAGGGTTGCCTTTAGAAGAAATGGGTGGGGACGTGCAGGTAGTTGAAGTTTCAGCTGTAAAGAAAACAGGACTGGATAAGTTGGAAGAGGCGTTGCTTCTCCAGGCTGAGCTTATGGATCTTAAAGCACGGATTGATGGGCCTGCACAAGCTTATGTAGTGGAGGCAAGGCTCGATAAGGGGCGTGGTGCGTTGGCCACAGCGATTGTGAAGGCAGGGACTTTGGTTTGTGGGAAGTATGTGGTTGTGGGTTCTGAGTGGGGTAGAATAAGGGCTCTCAGGGACATGGTGGGTAAGATGACTGATCGAGCAACCCCGGCTATACCTGTTGAGATTGAAGGGTTGAAGGGTCTCCCAATGGCTGGTGATGATATTGTTGTTGTGGATTCTGAGGAACGTGCTAGAATGCTTAGtacgggaagaaaaagaaagtctgAGAAAGACAGACTTCGTAAAATAAGCGAGGGAAGGACAGAAACTGAAGAGtcatcagaagaacaagaagtgGTGGAGAGAGTTGAAATGCCATTTATTGTGAAAGCAGATGTGCAAGGAACAGTCCAAGCTGTTACAGATGCTTTAAAAAGTTTGAATAGCCCTCAG GTTTTTGTCAATGTACTGCATGTTGGTGTTGGACCGGTTTCTCAGTCCGATATCGACCTAGCACAGGCCTGTGGTGCATGTATAGTTGGGTTCAATGTTAAGAATCCTCCTAGTTCTGTAACTCGGGCGGCAACTAGAGCCAGTATTCAG ATAAAAACACACCGTGTAATCTATCATCTTTTGGAGGACATTGGCAGCTTGATAGTTCACAAGGCTCCGGGGACTGCAGAGACTCAGGTAGCTGGGGAGGCTCAGGTCTTGAACATATTCGAGCTCAAAGGGAGGAGCAAATCCAAGGGAGCTGATGTGAAGATTGCCGGTTGCCGCGTTATCGATGGGAAAGTCACAAGGTCGTCAACAATGAGGCTTCTGAGGAGCGGAGAAGTCATGTTCGAAGGTTCATGCACGTCCctcaagagagagaagcagGATGTTGAGATGGTGGGAAAAGGGAATGAATGTGGACTTGTAATCCGAGATTGGCATGATTTCCAGGTTGGGGACATCATTCAGTGCTTGGAACAAGTTGTACGGAAGCCTAAGTTCATTTCGTCGGAGAGCGGAGCTGTTCGAATTGAATGCTGA
- the LOC115736865 gene encoding translation initiation factor IF-2 isoform X1 produces the protein MAWRALGNKGLRVSHKTLQEHALGSASVPCLEDAVISVSSLFRCFPDFSSMSLWQKGGYTKHLSDQTLLRCFHSSPALLARGDGQFGLRTPKREKNFKRQNRTQPPVEAPYVPPKVKTVTKSSVDKTVDIFEGMTIVELAKRTGESLSSLQDILLNVGEKVESEFDPLSIDIAELVAMLQGLTLDLHILQELGVNVRRRHSDEGAKLLTRPPVVTVMGHVDHGKTSLLDALRQTSLVEKEAGGITQHLGAFVVSMPSGSSITFLDTPGHAAFSAMRARGAAVTDIVVLVVAADDGVMPQTREAMSHATSAGVPVVVAVNKCDKPAADPERVKLQLASEGLPLEEMGGDVQVVEVSAVKKTGLDKLEEALLLQAELMDLKARIDGPAQAYVVEARLDKGRGALATAIVKAGTLVCGKYVVVGSEWGRIRALRDMVGKMTDRATPAIPVEIEGLKGLPMAGDDIVVVDSEERARMLSTGRKRKSEKDRLRKISEGRTETEESSEEQEVVERVEMPFIVKADVQGTVQAVTDALKSLNSPQVFVNVLHVGVGPVSQSDIDLAQACGACIVGFNVKNPPSSVTRAATRASIQIKTHRVIYHLLEDIGSLIVHKAPGTAETQVAGEAQVLNIFELKGRSKSKGADVKIAGCRVIDGKVTRSSTMRLLRSGEVMFEGSCTSLKREKQDVEMVGKGNECGLVIRDWHDFQVGDIIQCLEQVVRKPKFISSESGAVRIEC, from the exons ATGGCTTGGAGAGCCTTAGGAAACAAG GGTCTTCGAGTTAGTCATAAAACATTACAAGAACATGCATTGGGTTCGGCTTCTGTTCCTTGCCTTGAAGATGCTGTGATATCAGTTTCTTCTCTGTTCAGATGCTTTCCAG ATTTCTCTAGCATGTCTCTATGGCAGAAGGGTGGGTATACGAAGCATCTGTCTGACCAGACTTTGTTAAG gtgctTTCATTCAAGTCCAGCACTTTTGGCTAGAGGTGATGGGCAATTTGGTTTGAGGACTCCCAAGAgagaaaagaattttaaaagACAGAATAGGACCCAACCACCCGTTGAGGCTCCATATGTGCCACCTAAAGTGAAAACAGTGACAAAGTCCTCTGTGGATAAAACAGTTGACATTTTCGAAGGCATGACGATAGTCGAACTCGCCAAGCGTACTGGTGAGTCATTATCTTCACTGCAAGATATTCTTCTGAATGTTGGGGAGAAGGTCGAATCAGAGTTTGATCCTCTTAGCATCGACATTGCGGAGCTGGTTGCAATG TTGCAGGGACTTACTTTGGACCTACACATCTTACAGGAACTTGGTGTCAATGTTAGAAGGCGTCACTCTGATGAAGGTGCAAAGCTTTTAACTCGGCCACCCGTTGTCACGGTCATGGGTCATGTTGACCATGGGAAAACTTCTCTTTTGGATGCTCTGCGTCAAACATCTTTGGTGGAAAAGGAAGCTGGAGGAATAACTCAGCATCTTGGAGCATTTGTTGTGAGCATGCCCTCGGGTTCGTCAATAACATTCCTCGACACTCCTGGTCATGCTGCATTCAGTGCAATGCGGGCCAGAGGTGCGGCGGTCACTGATATTGTTGTGCTAGTGGTAGCTGCGGATGATGGAGTCATGCCCCAAACTCGAGAAGCCATGTCCCATGCAACTTCAGCTGGTGTACccgttgttgttgctgttaatAAATGTGATAAACCAGCTGCTGACCCTGAACGAGTAAAACTGCAGCTCGCATCGGAAGGGTTGCCTTTAGAAGAAATGGGTGGGGACGTGCAGGTAGTTGAAGTTTCAGCTGTAAAGAAAACAGGACTGGATAAGTTGGAAGAGGCGTTGCTTCTCCAGGCTGAGCTTATGGATCTTAAAGCACGGATTGATGGGCCTGCACAAGCTTATGTAGTGGAGGCAAGGCTCGATAAGGGGCGTGGTGCGTTGGCCACAGCGATTGTGAAGGCAGGGACTTTGGTTTGTGGGAAGTATGTGGTTGTGGGTTCTGAGTGGGGTAGAATAAGGGCTCTCAGGGACATGGTGGGTAAGATGACTGATCGAGCAACCCCGGCTATACCTGTTGAGATTGAAGGGTTGAAGGGTCTCCCAATGGCTGGTGATGATATTGTTGTTGTGGATTCTGAGGAACGTGCTAGAATGCTTAGtacgggaagaaaaagaaagtctgAGAAAGACAGACTTCGTAAAATAAGCGAGGGAAGGACAGAAACTGAAGAGtcatcagaagaacaagaagtgGTGGAGAGAGTTGAAATGCCATTTATTGTGAAAGCAGATGTGCAAGGAACAGTCCAAGCTGTTACAGATGCTTTAAAAAGTTTGAATAGCCCTCAG GTTTTTGTCAATGTACTGCATGTTGGTGTTGGACCGGTTTCTCAGTCCGATATCGACCTAGCACAGGCCTGTGGTGCATGTATAGTTGGGTTCAATGTTAAGAATCCTCCTAGTTCTGTAACTCGGGCGGCAACTAGAGCCAGTATTCAG ATAAAAACACACCGTGTAATCTATCATCTTTTGGAGGACATTGGCAGCTTGATAGTTCACAAGGCTCCGGGGACTGCAGAGACTCAGGTAGCTGGGGAGGCTCAGGTCTTGAACATATTCGAGCTCAAAGGGAGGAGCAAATCCAAGGGAGCTGATGTGAAGATTGCCGGTTGCCGCGTTATCGATGGGAAAGTCACAAGGTCGTCAACAATGAGGCTTCTGAGGAGCGGAGAAGTCATGTTCGAAGGTTCATGCACGTCCctcaagagagagaagcagGATGTTGAGATGGTGGGAAAAGGGAATGAATGTGGACTTGTAATCCGAGATTGGCATGATTTCCAGGTTGGGGACATCATTCAGTGCTTGGAACAAGTTGTACGGAAGCCTAAGTTCATTTCGTCGGAGAGCGGAGCTGTTCGAATTGAATGCTGA